The stretch of DNA AACAACTTAAATATCTTGTTTTGATTATTCTACATAACAGAGATGATTATTACACTCTTTAtgaatcaataaaaacaattaactaaaaaaaatttttgtcaacctttttaaattcaaatatttcggAATTTTCTAATACAAGACATTATCGAATTAAAGATGAATTTGAATATGTTTGAATATTTTTCGAGCTGAACTCGAATCcgaattattttattcgataTATCACGAGTTGCTCAATAGTTTTAATATTGTTCcaatgtaatataattatatattaaataaatatatttggaGCCATTGTTTTCGATTAGTTTGTGAACATGGTCGAATGTTTCTGTGACATCTACTATTAAAAtactactaatttttttttaaagatgtgACTGAAATACACACcctcataaacatttaaataagttaaacatgcattttaaaaatcacTCAATCATTGACTAAAAGTAACTGCATTTGCACAAAATCTTAAAATGTGATAACAACGAATATCTAAAATTCCGGCCATCACCAGAGCACAAACgaaaatcataaacatgaaaCTACTGTTTAAAACCCATTACTCTTAAACATAATATGCGGAAGAGtgcaaggtcctcgggttaacaTGTGCACCTCAGCTCCGCTTACTCAGTCTTCAACGCCTTTAGTCTCCACATCCTCatgatcacctgcatcaatcacacttagtgagtctaaagactcaacaccccTGAAccgtaataacaagtacatatacatatcaagcaacaatgaaaaatactttATTTAACATAAATTTCATGATCTTCGAACGTATAAACATAAGTGTAAACATATTTGTTTCAATtcatgtcatatcatatcaacatataagTGTTCATTTTTCCTTATTGAATTCATCtcgttagttgtgactttcgtatcagctttaagtcgatggatccatctacgtataatcaCGGTACCCGACGGCGTGGACATCAGCAATAGTtttgcccatccactgagccttgtccttacatgttcgtgttcgtattagtcacaaccaactcacttccttcaaaaacatgtcatcgtattcatCACTTGTAAAACTGACGCATATACAtaactttttttaaaaccaaataTGCAACATGTTTCTAACTTTAACATAAAAATCCAtgttcaataaaaaaatatacattTTAAAAATGCATGAACAGCTGTCATGGCACCGCCAGGACTATTAACATGCTCAGCTGAAAAAATGACATGTTCCAAATCACACTTACCGAACACCTTACAAATATAATTGTAaccatttcttagacgtaaactcgagctcaaAACTTAACTTCTATAATTCGCTTAAAACTTAGACTAAAGTCCCCATTTTAGTACGAACTTAACCAAAATTAAACCATATTTCAAAAGTTTCTAGCCAAACCCTATATGACCAAATAAAATCGTCAAAAACCTTGAACACAATGACATATCAACACCCAAAACGAACCATGCTCATCAAAATCAAGTACTCTCATGTAAAGGACTAGCGCCTAGGCGTTGGCTGAGTAGCGCTCCGATGCTTGTAAGCTCCTAGGCACCATGCATCAACGGGCGGCGCTAATCCTGCGGGAAAAAACCCCAATTTTCAACCTCAAAGCATCCTATGCTCACCCGGACCGCCTAGGCTCGAACCAACCCATCCTAGACCACAACCAAACCTTCTTGCACCGCCCTAGCCATGATCTCAACCCCATGCCCTTGAATACAAGTAAAAcgtccaaactctccaaaaccgAGCCATAAACACAGGAATCGATCGGTTCGCCCTTAGTATTTGCATCGATCTCAAGAGCAGCATGTACGCTCCTACATATCTACTATCAGATCACTCCTAAATCTCGAGTCTTGGCAGCCCCTTCAATATAAGTCAAGAAACGTGAGAAACATGACAAGAAAAATGCGTATTTTCGTGTAGAATCCAAGTAAAACCGATGCATAACACTATATCCCCAGTATATCATGAAAATACATTTTgaaacacataatatgatgtGATCGATGAGAAAAGAAGGAAATTGGGCATGCCTTAGGGCAAAAATGTATCCAAAACGATGATCAATGGAGCAAGGGACGAACACCGGAGGATGGGGCGACGTTTCTACTAGAGTTTCTTGCAAAAATGTGAACAAAAGCTGCTGCCAATTCAGAGAGGGTGGATGCCGAGAGAGAGAGTGAGGGATTAGGGTTGAGGGGTCGCTACATGCAATAATAATATTAGGGTGTTTGGACTTTAGTTTAAAAATGAAAATGTGAAGGAGTCTAGGCccaaaatataacaaaataggCCTGCCAAGCCCAATAACACCctcttaaaatattttgtttaaattaattttcaaatatattatctgaaccctcaaaaagtcctccaCTTTGCTAAAATTCGTCTATTGGTTAAAAATGCGATTCAACGTGTAAAAATATTGCAAAGTAaccattttcaaaattttcatatcTATTACATCGcgtattaaataattaaaataatcattaaaaaaatatttgtccTTAAGAGTCCACGGTtttcgttcctcgttcgagcgtgaaatacTGCCAAAACTTGGGGTGAAAAATTGGAGTTGTTCCTTAACAATCCCCAGTGTCCATTTCTCGTTCCTCTCCCCTTataaagaatttcgtcctcaaaatttaGAACGTACCGAAAAGCTctgggtagcgactcctcatctcggtctcggtttcccaagtagcctcTTCCTCGGAATGatttagccacttgactttgaccatttgGATCACCTTGTTCTCGAGTCTCCTCTCATGTCTGTCTAAAATCTGGGTAGGTCTTTCCTCAGAAGACAAGTTCGTAAACTGCAGAGGCTCATAATTCAGCACATACGAATGGTTCGACATGTAATTTCGCAACATTGAGAAGTGGAACATGTTATGAACTCCCGCCAGATTCGACGGCAAAGCAACTCAGTATGCTAGTATCCCAACCCTCTTGAGAATCTCGAATGGTCCTATGAATCTAGGATTAAGtttgcctttcttgccaaatctcattacACCCTTCATAGCTGCAACTTTCACGAAGACGTGGTCACTAAATGCAAACTCTAGATATCTGTGCCGGTAattgcataactcttctgtcggctctgagcagtcttcatcctatccggatcttgactactaacTCTGCCGTCTATCGGACGatatctggacccaactctgctctttcACCTACCTAATCACAATAGACAGGTGATCTACACTTTCTCCCATAAAGtgcctcgtatggagccataccaatagatgcttgataactgttgttgtatgtgaactccacgagAGTTAGTTCCAGCTCCCAGCTGTCCTGGAAGTCGATCATCCAAACCCTGAGTAGATGCTCTAAGATCTGAATCACTCTCTTAGACTGGccgtcggtctgaggatgaaaatttgtactgaatagcaacttgGTACCAAATTCCTGATCCAGACTTTTCCAGAATGCAGATGTAAACCTCGGATCCCTGTCTGACACAATGGACGCTGGAATCCCATATTTCCTTAGCAGTAGTGAAAGTATTGATTTTGGCAAACATATTTTTGTCCAGAATCTTGTAGAGGATGTCTTTTGCAACGTTATCCATATTTGCCTTCTTTTGTCTTCAGCTGTCCATTCAGATCTGTGCTTTTATACCATTTGTGGAGCACCTTCGATTGTAGCGGCAGCTGTATTAACTTTCGAGATTTTCATTGGTCCATCAGTGATAatataccacatatcatcatcttgggcTGCTAGATGCACCTGCATACGAATTTTTCAATCATCATAATTTTCTTTAGAGAACATCagaattttattgaaagaagcCATAAGTGTTCCAAAGATATCAGTGTTTGAAAAAACCCCGCTTTGAAACCACTTGTTAGGTTCAAGAAAGAGTTTAGAGGAGGGTGAATGAACTATTTCAAATTTTCTCGTGTAAAGTGTTGGTTTCAACTATTTTTAGGCGGTTAGAAAAATTATTCTCAAACGGTTGGAAAAGTGAATCACTATTAAGTGCTGAAACCGGTTCACAATATCCAATAGAAACTTAAACACGTTAACATGCTTAATCAACAGTTAGATACTTGAAAAACAAGTGCTTGCCATAAGTAAAGTAACAcaagatttttatggatgttcggagaatgaaTATTCCTATGTCACCCATTCTTCTTTCTTAGGAAGGATTCCATTAAATGACTTTGGCTTTACAAACGTCTTGCAACAGAGGATTTCACTAAAAGAGTTTGGCTTTACAAACGTCTTGCAACAGCCcactccaatcaggacttatcacactgtCTATTTTgaaactcttagtgatcactttacacttttGGGTTTTAAGAACACTTAGTTCACCAGATACCAAGACTAAATCAAATTACCAAAAGATTACTGATATGAACAATCAGTTTGTTTTGAGTAGCACAAAGTTGATCCTTAGAAGATCGAATGTAATGATGTTCAAAGCGTGCTGAAAGAGCGATGAAGTATGTAGGCTTTTGATAGCGCTCTGAGATTTTTGAGTATGCTAGCAACGAGAATTTTAGCTGTGAAATCAAGAGTTGTTTTAGCTAGCAAACTCCTCCGTTAATAGACACGATCTTCTTAACGGTCGGGAAGAGCACAACAACATTAACCTGATCATCTGAACAGATGTGTCACTTTCGTCTTTAAGAGCATTAAGTGTTCTTCAATAAACACATTTAATGTTCCTTTTGCTCAGCATAGTTCTGAAGCGCTTTTCTTGAGGAGTTCTTTTTATGGTAACTGTTTTTTAGCATCAGAACTTGAAGTCTATACATGATATTCATTTTCTGGGATAGAGATATAAATACGGATCATTCTTGGAACTGATGTACACTTACGTTGACTTCAAAGCGGTGTAATACTTTGAATGTATTAAACCAGTCAGAGAATGTTTTTGAGCAATAAAAGGTTATCTTTAAAGATCTAGTTCTGAGGAAGATCATATCACCGGTCTGAAATAAGCGGTTGAGACTTCTTTGAGCTTTAGTCGGTTAGAAAGATATTATAACTATTGAGCTGGGCGGTTTGAATTGATATGTGTCACACATATGAACCGTAGCTGTTTTCGTGCTGACTTGTTTTTGTCATACACCAATTTTGAGAATAATATTTCTTAATAGACTGCCTTGATCAAAAACATCAGGACTCAAGTTTAACTGCttttatcatatatatatattagagcgtctagtagcattaCTCATGATCCCATAGGCATCATTGATGGTGCCTACAAGAATTAATAAATTATGGTTAacgtacaatacggtcccttcatctcatatatctcgattgaatttgcaaccattggtatatcgagagttgaaAATGAATTCGACAATGATGTGATGTATCTTTAAGCAATAATAGTAACATGTTATGTACAACTAAGGAAACAATTTTCAATAATGTACATGTATTACTATGGCCAGATATTCATTGCACGATTAACTAATCAGATCACATAAAATATCCATACATGTGGGTAAATAGTGAATCTCCGGCTACAATATATTGTTCCTACGTATTTTGAAACTACACCCAAACTCGGCTTCATGACCCTCAAAGGAGTCCGTAaatggatcaaagtgcatgctagtataCAGAGCCTCCATGTTGTCCCGGGTCTAAGGATTAATAATGTAAAACCATAACCATAGACTAATctactcgataagtgataaTTACTTGGAAAGTTCGAGAGATAGTTATTCAGTGCCTCAACAAATAAGCACTCATCTGTATGAATTAATATTTTCATGTctttaccaatgaaacatggtgttTACGTCACATATACTAGTTTCAAGCTCAAGCTacctttatccttattttaggttactgaatcgactaggaaccaaTTTAAGATATACGCACGGTATATTTCTAATGAGTTTTATGATCTTACATTGAGAGACAGATCTCATGATACCAATTTTATGCTAAAGGGCTTTGTCTATGTAacttgcatgagtatacagataaagtaaatgtcataattagataaaaccataaaatattatttaaaataaagatcgttcttatattagagtcaataaagctCAAGCCACGAGTTAGCTTATTGGACACTTACTATAACATTAAATCATTGTTCCATTTAACTCTGCAACCATCTCGAGTTCTAATCAGTTAAATTGGCAATTGTACAAACCGATTCACTAATCAAATCTAATCGTATAATAAATCTTTGTTTCACTTAAGtcataattgaaaaaaaaaaaaaatattaagtgTGTTAATATAGAGATTTCAATTTGGACTTGTGTCGTATGACCAACTTCCCCCACCACTAAAAAAGCTACATCGGGTTATGATTTTGACGAAAGGGTGTGTGGggttattatattatttttaatggttTATGTATTGTCGATATTTTCtggaaagatttaaattatttaaaatgatttatgtaTGGTCtattaatttgaaatatttataattatatatatttgattaatttagaaagattttcattatttataatttataagaTTTATATATGATtgattaattttgaaataataataaatatttttttaaaaaaatgacaattcttttttaattttgtgGCGGGTTGGAGTTTAAATTCAAAATAAGATATTTTCTTGCATAGAATGATATCCTGATtggatattttgtttttatatttttccGATTAATCAATTATCAAAACATATGATTTCCAAAATAGatataacaaaacaataatatCATAAAGTTTCAGATAATTAAGATATAAATATTTGGCTTTTTGactaaaaatatttaaagtaaaatctcaataaaaattaaaaatgggATCCGGCGAAATGGGGCAGTCAAAAAGGTAGAGTAGATGCTACCTTGTGGAGGCAGTGTCTTCACAGGATCTCAGCCATTGATTTTACATGGTGATTAAATCTGGGACTTTGATCACTTCATGAGGTGTATGTGTATTTAAATCTGGATCTTTGATCATCTCATGGGGACAGTGCCTCACAAgataggatgaaataaaccgtAAAAAAGGGTAGACCCAATCTCAAATGCCCTTCTATTCCTCCTCGAATTCGACACGTGATTCTTATTTTTATTCCTCCACGTGCCCCTCACGTGCTCCCCGCCTTTATTATCTCCACCCCCCACAACTCCTCCAGCGAGCCTCCGCACCTTATCATCCGTACCCAGCCGTAGCTAAGGCATGTCCGTCGGCGATTCTTCTCCGTCGTCTCCGCCGTCTGAGAAGTCGTCTCTGCTCGATACATCGCCTTTCGAGCTCAAGGAGGAGTCCGATTTCGATCTGATCGTGTCGTCCGATGGACTTGTTTCCATCTGTGGCTTCGGTTCTCTTCTGTCCGGTGCGCTTGCAGAAACGTTGCTGGTTTTGCACTACTCAAAGTCATAGTGAATGGTTTACGCAATTTGATCGCTCTTATTTTTGGGGTTAAAATGATTGTTCATTCCTATTTACGATAGCCGATTCCATTGTTCTATAGTTCCTTAACTAGATTGGGAACGCCAATGTAATATTTGAGATGATAATGCAGAGAGGAGTGCGAGGAGTACCTTTCCGAGTTTGATAAACTTTAGAATGGCTAAACTGAGTGGATTTAGGAGAGTGTTTGCCCATGTTGCTCCTATTTTCTTCGAGCACGGCATAGCTTTGTCTGAAACCAAGGTATGCCTTCTGTTTTCGTTATGCTACAACCAAATAACATAACTGAAAGAGGAGGGATTACGTCTTCATTTTCGTTTTATCAATGTATTGAGTTATCCTTCCATGATTGCTGCGGCATAGTTTAGCATGCAAGGCTTGAATTATGTATTTACCTTAGCTATTTAGTCGAAATAGCAATATCTTTCTGAATAATGTTTGAAACTCGTGACTGGATATAATTGAATTGGTTTGAATTTTCTTTGAGACGATCGGTTAGGATGGAGCCAATTCGAGAAGGCTTGTCTCCATTGAATTCACGCCAGAGATCAGAAATCACAGAGAAGAAAGTGAGAAATCATCGGAAGAGAAAACTTTATGAAAAGGGGATTCTTATTCcctctttattttatttcactATTTATACTCACGCTTACAAAGTTCTCCCAAGTAATTTGTTTACGAGAAAAATCGTGTTTGCTTCTACCATCCTACACACGCTTATTAGATTGCATACAAAAGGAGTCATCGAGGAAATAAAATCCAAATTCCTCGGAGCTCCCTTCGTGTGTGTTGGCTGTTGCTGGTGTCTCTCGACGCTTCCTAGTAATGTATCATGTTCAACTGACAAGATTCGACTAATTACCAGGAAAATGATCCTAAGAATAAAACTTTGTGATGATTTTGTAGAGTAAATGTTTTTGGCACTTGAATTTGGAATTTGCGTTTTTTGAACTGAGTGTAGGAAAAGACAAAAagtttcatatatttatattctcTTTAGGTCATTGGTTATACTAGGAAGCTCCTCTACCTTCGATTCTTGCCTTTTTTGAAGTGAACGAGGCTAATATTCTATTATTTATCAGGAGATATCAAGCTTGAGCGTGGAGCCATGTGAAGCTGAAACTATTGTGATTACCATTTTTGAGATCCAGAGAACTGAGGTAAGAACACCTAACACTCAAATTCTCTGTTCAACATCTCATATGGAGCTTGAGCAGCTGAATTTGACATGTTATTTGTTTTCCTTTCTCAGGTACCCTCTTTTATGGAGAGGGAGCATGAATTCCGCTTCTTAGCCGTGAGTTTCATAGTTATTTTTTACTTGCAAATATCTTCATTTATTCTTGGATGGTCAAGGGTAAAGATACTAACTGACGtggtatttaattttaaatctctATCCTTAGGTGACACCAGAAACATTTAACGGGTTGTTCTACACAAGTCCGTCGGTGagcaaaattaaaatgttttttcTTCTGACATGAAGACTTCTTAGTGTTTGCACGATAAAGAATCGCATATGGCATCATTAATGCAGGTGTTGTGTGCACGTTATAGTAATGAAGAATACTTCTTAAAGAGATGTAAAGGTGATTTTGTTTCTTTTGGAAACCAATTTTTTCACCTGGGTCTTTCATCTCTTAACATTAAAAGACGTTTGGGGCAGGAAGTGAAGAGATCTTCTATCAACGGTATGGACGATATGGCATACACAAGATTTGGTTGGATGATATTCTACCCTGTCGTGTTTATCTCCGGCACTGGTGAGTGCTATCTTTATCAAACTTCTATATGACCGAGATTTTCACATGTTTGCCATCATATCTTCATTTCGTAAAATAAGACCTTTCTTAATGCTGTTCTGTGGAGTGTTTGGTTTGGGCCATTCCTCTCTACTTGGTTATTTCTCTATGTTCCTCAATCAATATGTGGTGAAAGCTCCGTTATCGCATTCATGTACATTAATGTTATAGTTATCACCCGTGCTGCTGAGCTGAAAGATATGAAATCATTCTGCAGTATGTTGGCAGCAATGAACCTTGGTGATATGGCTTATGATAACTTTATGGATCATACGTATCTCGGGGATCGTAAAACAACCATACGTGAGTACCTCTCAGCAACAGGTGCAGGCATAATGGAAGAGGAGCCTCCTGAACAGCTGAAAGACCGATACGACGGTTGACACTAACCTGCTCTACATTCTTGATGTTGGTACGAATCTGAGATTGGCACTTCATAGAGCTCTTGGATATGTAGATTCTCTCTCCCACAATAATGAAGCTCAAAATCTCTATACTAGTTTTACTTTTTTATTTGGTTGATGAATTCCGGGGAATTGGACCGAGAATTGGGATCAATTTTCAGCTCCTGTTATCTCGTACTTAACTTGTTCTAGTATTTCTTGTTTTTCTTGGTATTTTTACGATGGTTAATGAATATTTCAAAAGTaaaatttctttctttttttccccCGATTCTTAGTTGGTAAATGTTTATGTGAAGATTACAAGTAACTTGCGAATCCTCTTCAATACAAAATGCAATCTAGTAAAAAAGATATACTATTGGTAACTACAAAGCTACATGCATAATTTCTGAAATTGCCAGAAATGCAACTTCTATTCACCATTTCATGTTTAATGCAAATCCCGAATCCAGGCATCATATTACGGGTAATTTTGCCTCTGTCACGTGTACATTTATCAACATTCAAAATCAAAATAACTTCTGAATACTGAAACAGGCAAAAATATTAGGATAAATTAAGCATAAAAATTGGCATTTCATTGTATGTAGTTGCAACAAAAGGATAATTCGCCAAGTGTCATCTACAAAACTTTCTTATATCCAAGGAAGAACCCAGAGAACTAATGAACAGAGGAGACAATCTCCTGGATGCTATTCATTTCTCCATATAAACCGGCTAATTTTTGCATTTAATGCATTCTAAAGGACTCAATTTCTCGGATTTTTTTAATCGACACATTCAGTGAAAGGCACACTGTTcggaacaccattctctatgaAGGGCTTCAGCTCTTTTTTTGCAATCTCCTTCATCATAGAGTCTGAAGTTTCCAAGTACGCTTTAAGTACCTTTGAACTGAAGAAAAAAATGATGAAGATATTAGGAAATTATCGTTGGATCTTGGTTTTCTCGTGTCCTAAacgcaatttttattttattttgacaatcaaaatatgtttatgttCGGCACTTGTATGGTTTTATCATAAATATTCATAGGGTGCATTAGAATTTCATACCTTATGGTGAATTAATCACACGGCTCCACCTATTCCGGATTTGGCGGCGATAGCTCTTGATGAAAtctctacgaactttcttcaagaactCCTTTAGTCTAATCATGTgcctcttctaatttgcactagaaaagtagaAAAGATTTTGTGTTGGAGATTAAAACGAGAGGCGGCTCAAACAAATCCTTCAAAAGGAGGTGGCCGTGTAACGAATCGTACtcctactacttaaaatttgcggaaaaatttaagattttcttttaaactaaaaggaatgcggaaatgaaatcaaatacggtcgtcactacatccttcctcaataaaaatgtttgaaatcgacatcaccaataaaatttgctaaaaagaAACACTTGTTCCAAAAGTCTTGAAATgaaacataacatcagagtattttgaacttgcataaaaatcgtaaaataacatgggcggtcctcgggtttagcctgccgctcagtccaagcctgccccttggtcgccacctcctatctcttcatcaacatactcacctacatcgatcaagtctagtgagtctaaagactcaacacgtataaactggaataacgagtactacataataaaatcacatgcaactttaaaataggacatacataacttgaaacttgaacttgcgtattaaaacttgaacatacgtacatacatacttcaacgtgccataacttaaacttttcataaacatgctgcatacttgaacatacttgaacatacataacttcatcattttgcgtagaggatgtttcaaagcaagtgacccatacataataaacgcctgatcagacaaaccacagtactgggctgacatggacgtatccactgccacatacatgagatccccgttcataatttaacgggctggttggtccccgttcataatttaacgcattccaaccatgatctaacccgttcataatttaacggggtggagaggtcctcggccacgttcatcgatgtcacgccccgagaccggggttagtcgacaccggcgttatcTCGCAATCACATAATTGCAAAACAACTAGCCTCGTAGTACAGCATATACCAAACCAGTTTATTATCATAAATTTCCCAGAAGTTCAACGTCTTTACAACTCAGAAAGAAATAGAAACATGCGGAAGCGTAAATACGTGATACTGAAATCATAAGACTGAATAATCAATCGATCACGAATTAGACTGCttcttcaccatccccaaaagtatTCTTGCTCCTCATCCTCAATTTGattctcattcttatctgggtgggaaagtaaggggtgagtattttggggaaAATACTTAGTaaatggggggggggggggggggggggggggcgaATCGTGCATGAGAAATATCGAGGTTATACATATACACGAATTAtcacaatttcaatatttagCATGTCGAATCAGATACAAAAAAAACGGATACAGCACTGaaatcatctcattttctatggtttttaactgatcagtcccctatatgttactcctctaaggggcgaggccaaaggaacggttattataacccaccgcatcagggcctaaacaaagatttcaaagttcgGAATTTCCTTTACCATTTCTAAATCGAATCATTACAGTGCTTTTACAAATACTCAACATGCTTTCAGTAAACGAAAATTCCAAAAAGGGTTACATACGAAGcagaacgaatatatcatgccgaTATAATTTTCAAGGTCAtagctattttcgaaatatattaTGCCAATTGAAGTAGTAGCAAAAACCACTTACAGTATTCCGACTGCTCAAGGAAACGTAAACGTGAACAGTGAGATTGCGGCGGAGTTACTAGAGGGCGAAGAGCTTCGAGAATACGGTGCTGCTAGAGAGGATTTCGAGAATTTGGATGTGCAAGTTTCGAATGAGGAGCCCTCCTTTTTATAGGCACGAATA from Primulina eburnea isolate SZY01 chromosome 6, ASM2296580v1, whole genome shotgun sequence encodes:
- the LOC140833914 gene encoding uncharacterized protein isoform X3, with translation MDLFPSVASVLFCPEISSLSVEPCEAETIVITIFEIQRTEVPSFMEREHEFRFLAVTPETFNGLFYTSPSVLCARYSNEEYFLKRCKGSEEIFYQRYGRYGIHKIWLDDILPCRVYLRHCMLAAMNLGDMAYDNFMDHTYLGDRKTTIREYLSATGAGIMEEEPPEQLKDRYDG
- the LOC140833914 gene encoding uncharacterized protein isoform X1, coding for MSVGDSSPSSPPSEKSSLLDTSPFELKEESDFDLIVSSDGLVSICGFGSLLSERSARSTFPSLINFRMAKLSGFRRVFAHVAPIFFEHGIALSETKEISSLSVEPCEAETIVITIFEIQRTEVPSFMEREHEFRFLAVTPETFNGLFYTSPSVLCARYSNEEYFLKRCKGSEEIFYQRYGRYGIHKIWLDDILPCRVYLRHCMLAAMNLGDMAYDNFMDHTYLGDRKTTIREYLSATGAGIMEEEPPEQLKDRYDG
- the LOC140833914 gene encoding uncharacterized protein isoform X2; the protein is MSVGDSSPSSPPSEKSSLLDTSPFELKEESDFDLIVSSDGLVSICGFGSLLSERSARSTFPSLINFRMAKLSGFRRVFAHVAPIFFEHGIALSETKEISSLSVEPCEAETIVITIFEIQRTEVPSFMEREHEFRFLAVTPETFNGLFYTSPSVLCARYSNEEYFLKRCKGSEEIFYQRYGRYGIHKIWLDDILPCRVYLRHCYHPCC